A genomic segment from Flavobacterium sp. 9R encodes:
- the xylA gene encoding xylose isomerase encodes MNTTQQAYFKNMDTIRFEGRESDNPLAFKWYDENRVVAGKTLKEHLRFSMAYWHTLCNTGGDPFGSSTEKFSWNKNEDAILKAQDKMDAAFEFMSKLGMPFYCFHDVDVVDEAPTLAAFEKRIHTMVDYAKQKQQESGIKLLWGTSNLFSNPRYMNGASTNPNFDVVAYAAGQAKIAIDATIALGGENYVFWGGREGYISLLNTNMKRELDHMGQFLNLCKDYARKQGFKGTFLIEPKPMEPMKHQYDFDAATSLGFLNKYGLQDDFKLNLEVNHATLAGHSFEHELQVAVDAGMLGSIDANRGDYQNGWDTDQFPVDIYEITQAMLVILEGGGIRGGGINFDAKVRRNSIDLEDKFIAHIAGMDIFARGLICADHILQNTNYKKLRAQRYGSFDSGNGAKFEKGELSLEELSQIARANGEPQPISGKQELFEQIVSNAY; translated from the coding sequence ATGAATACAACACAACAAGCTTATTTTAAAAATATGGATACCATCCGCTTTGAAGGCAGAGAAAGTGATAATCCTCTTGCTTTTAAATGGTATGATGAAAATAGAGTAGTGGCAGGAAAAACGTTAAAAGAACATTTGCGTTTTTCTATGGCCTATTGGCACACACTATGCAATACTGGAGGAGATCCTTTTGGTAGTTCGACAGAGAAATTCTCTTGGAATAAAAATGAAGATGCGATTTTGAAAGCCCAAGATAAAATGGACGCTGCTTTTGAATTTATGAGCAAATTAGGAATGCCTTTTTACTGTTTTCATGATGTAGATGTGGTAGATGAAGCACCTACATTGGCTGCATTTGAAAAGCGCATTCATACTATGGTGGACTATGCTAAACAAAAACAACAAGAATCTGGAATTAAATTGTTGTGGGGAACTTCAAACTTATTTAGCAATCCTCGTTATATGAACGGTGCTTCTACCAATCCTAATTTTGACGTGGTGGCTTATGCTGCGGGTCAAGCCAAAATAGCTATCGATGCTACTATTGCTTTAGGAGGTGAGAATTATGTTTTTTGGGGAGGACGCGAAGGATACATAAGTCTTTTGAATACCAATATGAAGCGTGAACTAGACCACATGGGACAGTTTTTGAACCTTTGTAAAGACTATGCGCGTAAACAAGGTTTCAAAGGTACTTTCTTAATCGAACCAAAACCTATGGAACCAATGAAACATCAATATGATTTTGATGCAGCTACTTCTTTAGGTTTCTTAAACAAATACGGTTTGCAAGATGATTTTAAACTAAATCTTGAAGTTAATCACGCTACGCTTGCGGGACACTCTTTTGAACACGAATTACAAGTTGCGGTAGATGCAGGAATGTTAGGAAGTATTGATGCCAATCGAGGAGATTATCAAAATGGTTGGGATACCGATCAATTTCCAGTTGATATTTATGAGATTACACAAGCTATGTTGGTCATCTTAGAAGGTGGCGGAATTCGTGGAGGCGGAATCAATTTTGATGCTAAAGTGCGAAGAAATTCAATCGATTTAGAGGACAAGTTTATTGCACACATAGCAGGAATGGACATTTTTGCCCGCGGACTTATTTGTGCTGATCATATACTACAAAACACCAATTACAAAAAACTACGCGCTCAGCGTTACGGATCATTTGACAGCGGAAATGGTGCCAAATTCGAAAAAGGAGAATTGTCTCTTGAAGAATTAAGCCAAATCGCTCGTGCAAACGGAGAACCTCAACCCATTAGTGGTAAACAAGAATTATTCGAGCAAATCGTATCGAATGCTTATTAG
- a CDS encoding xylulokinase, whose product MYFLGIDLGSSSIKLSVVDAEKGKAIAAVSVPEFEMDIHAPQFGWAEQDPNLWWQYVKNGIQLLSSQQGIDLKKIEGIGIAYQMHGLVLTDAALNPVRSSIIWCDSRAAAIGNSIYDEMGHDFCQQQILGSPGNFTASKLKWVQTHQPEVFEKAVYMMLPGDFIAAKLSGKAQISTSGLSEAALWNFSKGRLATEVLQAMGLPDALIPEIVPNFGHQATIDPSVASELGLNPTAKITYRAGDQPNNALSLNVLRPGEVATTAGTSAVVYAVSNQDIYDKENRINTFLHVNNTEAQKNNGVMLCINGSGILYQWLRKVMSVDRDTLIAYERLNAEAAKVKAGSEGLRFYPFGNGVERIFNNKKATSGIQNLNFNIHQPSDLVRSACEGIVFAMNYGFDVMKAVGASGDVVRAGKANLFLSPVFREIFVNTTQTTLELYNTSGAEGAARGAAYGFGFYDSLEQAFEGLQCLERTEPSKSASDQYQEIYQEWKNNINTEI is encoded by the coding sequence ATGTACTTTTTAGGAATAGATTTGGGAAGCTCTTCGATAAAACTTTCGGTAGTGGATGCCGAAAAAGGAAAAGCCATTGCGGCAGTAAGTGTCCCAGAATTTGAAATGGATATTCACGCACCGCAATTTGGTTGGGCCGAGCAAGACCCTAATCTGTGGTGGCAGTATGTAAAAAATGGCATTCAGTTATTGTCGAGTCAACAAGGCATTGATTTAAAAAAAATAGAAGGAATTGGTATCGCGTACCAAATGCATGGATTGGTACTGACGGATGCAGCGTTGAATCCAGTTCGTTCTTCTATTATTTGGTGCGACAGTCGCGCGGCAGCTATTGGAAATTCCATTTATGATGAAATGGGACACGACTTTTGCCAGCAACAAATTTTAGGAAGTCCAGGCAATTTTACGGCTTCAAAGTTGAAATGGGTACAAACGCATCAACCAGAAGTTTTTGAAAAAGCAGTCTATATGATGCTACCTGGCGATTTTATAGCTGCAAAATTATCAGGGAAAGCACAAATAAGTACTTCGGGTTTGTCTGAAGCGGCTTTGTGGAATTTCTCTAAAGGTAGATTGGCTACAGAAGTACTTCAAGCCATGGGACTTCCTGATGCACTCATTCCGGAAATTGTTCCCAATTTTGGCCACCAAGCTACAATAGATCCAAGCGTTGCCTCAGAATTAGGATTGAATCCAACAGCAAAAATTACGTATCGAGCAGGAGATCAACCTAACAATGCTTTGTCGTTGAATGTACTTCGACCAGGTGAAGTTGCTACCACAGCGGGAACATCGGCGGTAGTTTATGCAGTAAGCAATCAAGATATTTATGACAAAGAAAACCGCATCAATACTTTTTTGCATGTAAATAATACCGAAGCCCAAAAAAATAATGGAGTAATGCTTTGTATCAATGGGTCAGGAATTTTGTACCAATGGTTGCGCAAAGTAATGTCGGTAGATCGTGACACACTCATAGCCTATGAACGATTAAATGCCGAGGCAGCCAAAGTAAAAGCAGGTAGCGAAGGCTTACGTTTTTATCCTTTTGGTAACGGTGTGGAGCGCATCTTTAATAACAAAAAGGCGACTTCGGGTATTCAAAATCTCAATTTCAACATCCATCAACCCAGCGATCTTGTTCGTTCAGCTTGCGAAGGAATTGTCTTTGCGATGAACTATGGTTTTGATGTAATGAAAGCTGTAGGTGCTTCAGGAGATGTGGTTCGTGCTGGAAAAGCCAACTTGTTTTTGAGTCCGGTGTTTAGAGAAATTTTTGTCAATACCACACAAACTACTTTAGAATTATACAATACTTCGGGGGCAGAGGGTGCTGCTCGTGGCGCCGCTTATGGCTTTGGCTTTTATGACTCTCTGGAACAAGCCTTTGAAGGGTTGCAATGTTTGGAACGAACAGAACCATCCAAAAGCGCATCCGACCAATACCAAGAGATTTATCAAGAATGGAAAAATAATATTAATACCGAAATATAA
- a CDS encoding NUDIX domain-containing protein, which yields MVREEALAKTEHAAMNAITIDCVIFGFDNGILEVLLVEHAEGISKGKWALPGGWIKKKESIDDAAHRLLADLTGLDNIYLEQLKAFGEPNRFPLRRVITIGYYALIKKEDYNIKAGFTASDAKWYRINEIPNLIYDHNEILNYSLTHLRNRVRQAPIGFNLLPEKFTLLQLMHLYEEILGIEMDKSNFRRKILHMKLLVALDEKQQDVSHRAAKLYKFDPAIYDKLTKKGFNFEF from the coding sequence ATGGTAAGAGAAGAAGCATTAGCCAAAACAGAACACGCCGCTATGAATGCCATTACCATTGACTGTGTTATCTTTGGTTTTGACAATGGTATACTCGAAGTACTTTTAGTTGAACACGCTGAGGGGATTAGTAAAGGAAAATGGGCGTTGCCTGGAGGGTGGATAAAAAAGAAAGAGAGCATTGATGACGCGGCTCACCGTTTGCTAGCCGATCTCACAGGACTGGATAATATTTACCTAGAACAGCTAAAAGCGTTTGGAGAACCCAATCGTTTTCCATTAAGAAGGGTTATCACCATTGGCTATTATGCCTTAATCAAAAAAGAAGATTACAACATTAAAGCCGGTTTTACAGCATCGGACGCTAAATGGTACCGAATTAATGAAATCCCCAATTTAATTTACGACCACAACGAGATTCTAAACTATAGCTTAACTCATTTACGCAACCGAGTACGACAAGCTCCAATAGGTTTCAACCTCCTCCCCGAAAAATTTACCTTGCTCCAACTTATGCATCTTTACGAAGAAATTCTTGGGATAGAAATGGATAAATCCAACTTTAGACGTAAAATATTGCATATGAAATTGCTTGTGGCATTAGACGAAAAGCAACAAGATGTATCGCATAGAGCAGCAAAATTGTACAAATTTGATCCAGCTATTTATGACAAATTAACCAAAAAAGGATTCAATTTTGAGTTCTAA
- a CDS encoding patatin-like phospholipase family protein, which produces MAKVNGSKMPALRKKAFEKLNINPNKRVILCLDGGGMRGILTLQLLKKLEETAGIPCFELFDMVSGTSTGGIIAGLIASGYTAAAIEEKYSTLIEEVFDKKPLGDRFVNPPKYLKGNYRKLLFEEIQNTTLAESCAKTDIDLMITAHDMTASEETFFSCFKQKDGSFYGTYKDVLLRAVLEATMSAPTYFNPLERFVDGGTTTYNNPVLAGFMEAISYSFPKGKEEDSAYDITKLCIFSFGTGISRQFVQPDATLKIKGLDIKFWLEWLMTQMGQDSSAMQVNTLRSPIINKIIDFRRFQISLDPLSIKKIPNTDGLDPKKYPSKWLHDVDYSILNSIDMADINRFDLMQVIGQQMAEYIIQKGGAFQKDLVDSNNNDALVTTFGDIERIQKQMSDPNWLDNFHA; this is translated from the coding sequence ATGGCAAAAGTAAACGGATCAAAAATGCCAGCCTTAAGAAAAAAGGCTTTTGAAAAACTCAACATCAACCCCAACAAAAGAGTTATTTTATGCCTAGATGGTGGCGGGATGAGAGGAATTTTAACCCTTCAACTGCTCAAAAAATTAGAAGAAACCGCTGGGATTCCTTGTTTTGAATTGTTTGATATGGTTTCAGGAACTTCTACTGGAGGCATCATCGCGGGACTCATAGCTTCTGGCTATACCGCAGCAGCGATAGAAGAGAAATACAGTACACTAATCGAAGAAGTATTTGACAAAAAACCTTTGGGAGACCGTTTTGTAAATCCGCCAAAATACCTAAAAGGCAATTACCGAAAGTTACTTTTCGAAGAAATTCAAAACACTACCCTAGCCGAAAGTTGTGCCAAAACCGATATTGATTTGATGATTACGGCGCACGATATGACTGCTTCTGAAGAGACTTTTTTTAGTTGTTTCAAACAAAAAGACGGTAGTTTTTATGGCACCTACAAGGACGTATTACTCCGTGCCGTACTCGAAGCCACGATGAGTGCTCCTACTTATTTCAATCCACTTGAACGTTTTGTAGATGGTGGAACGACTACCTACAACAATCCTGTTCTTGCTGGATTTATGGAAGCCATTTCCTATAGCTTTCCCAAAGGCAAGGAAGAAGATTCTGCTTATGATATCACCAAATTATGCATTTTCAGTTTTGGTACCGGAATCTCCAGACAATTTGTACAACCCGACGCTACTCTCAAAATTAAAGGTTTGGATATTAAATTTTGGTTGGAATGGCTGATGACACAAATGGGTCAAGATTCTAGCGCTATGCAAGTAAACACCTTGCGCTCTCCAATAATCAATAAAATTATCGATTTTCGACGATTCCAAATTTCATTAGACCCTCTCTCTATCAAAAAAATACCGAATACCGACGGATTAGACCCCAAAAAATATCCTTCAAAATGGTTGCACGATGTAGATTATTCCATCTTGAACTCAATTGATATGGCCGATATTAATCGTTTTGATTTGATGCAAGTCATTGGTCAACAAATGGCCGAATATATTATCCAGAAAGGCGGTGCTTTTCAGAAAGATTTGGTCGACAGCAACAACAACGACGCTTTGGTGACTACGTTTGGCGACATCGAAAGGATTCAAAAACAAATGAGCGACCCCAATTGGTTGGATAATTTTCACGCCTAA
- a CDS encoding Y-family DNA polymerase yields the protein MYALVDCNNFYASCERVFQPKFNGKPVAILSNNDGCVISRSNEAKAVGIPMGAPAFQIKDLIKEKEVAVFSSNYPLYGDLSNRVMNILNQFTPNIEIYSIDEAFLNFDGLSIEDYHSYGLQMKTRVQKWVGIPVCIGFAETKALSKVANKIAKKFQDRTQGVYVIDSEEKRIKALKWTKIEDVWGIGYRTTKKAKLRNIQTALDFIQPQHEAWIKKEMGVIGLRLKQELEGKSVLDLEPVVLQKKSIATTRSFPKQIAEFDLLRERIATFAAVCTEKLRKQHSCCHTIIVMLVIDKHSVTSSKYYFNKAITLPYASNSTLTISNAAIALLKELLQGNEGIRFKKAGVIVTEMIDENKKQLHLFEEENPKHLALMQTIDQLNRKIGMTKVKLATQNLSLTWNMNQNHLSPKYTTKFKEILEIQCL from the coding sequence ATGTATGCTTTAGTCGATTGTAATAATTTCTATGCTTCTTGTGAACGTGTTTTTCAACCGAAATTCAACGGAAAACCGGTTGCGATATTATCCAATAACGATGGTTGTGTGATTTCTAGAAGTAATGAAGCCAAAGCGGTTGGGATTCCGATGGGCGCACCTGCCTTTCAAATCAAAGACTTGATAAAAGAGAAAGAAGTTGCTGTTTTTTCTTCCAATTATCCTTTGTACGGTGATTTGAGTAATCGAGTAATGAATATCTTGAATCAGTTCACACCGAATATTGAAATCTACAGTATAGACGAAGCCTTCCTAAATTTTGATGGCCTTTCGATTGAGGACTACCACAGTTACGGACTTCAAATGAAAACCCGAGTGCAAAAATGGGTGGGAATTCCGGTTTGCATTGGCTTTGCCGAAACCAAAGCGCTCTCTAAAGTTGCTAATAAAATTGCTAAAAAATTTCAAGATCGCACCCAAGGCGTCTATGTTATTGACTCCGAAGAAAAACGCATCAAAGCCCTAAAATGGACCAAAATTGAAGACGTTTGGGGCATTGGGTATCGCACCACCAAAAAAGCCAAACTGCGCAACATACAAACAGCACTAGATTTTATACAACCCCAACACGAAGCTTGGATTAAGAAAGAAATGGGCGTTATTGGCCTTAGATTAAAACAAGAATTAGAAGGCAAATCAGTATTAGATTTAGAACCTGTTGTGCTTCAAAAAAAGAGCATTGCTACCACAAGAAGCTTTCCAAAACAAATCGCGGAATTTGATTTACTTAGAGAACGCATCGCAACTTTTGCCGCAGTTTGTACCGAAAAATTACGCAAACAACATTCCTGTTGCCATACCATTATCGTGATGTTGGTCATTGACAAACATTCGGTTACTAGCTCAAAATACTATTTCAATAAAGCCATAACATTACCTTATGCAAGCAATTCGACACTAACCATTTCCAACGCCGCCATCGCTTTACTGAAAGAATTGCTCCAAGGCAACGAAGGCATTAGGTTCAAAAAAGCAGGGGTAATTGTCACCGAAATGATTGACGAAAACAAAAAACAACTGCATTTATTCGAAGAAGAAAACCCAAAACATTTGGCTCTGATGCAAACCATCGACCAACTGAATCGTAAAATTGGAATGACCAAAGTCAAATTGGCTACCCAAAATCTGAGTCTGACTTGGAACATGAATCAAAATCATTTGTCACCAAAATACACCACAAAGTTTAAAGAAATACTCGAAATACAATGTCTGTAA
- a CDS encoding LexA family transcriptional regulator encodes MSVNKEQKLTFFRPDFESELRIPYINEGVSAGFPSPAADFMETNIDLNKELSENPLATFYIKVKGNSMIDAGINDKDVLVVDRSLEPKNNKIAICCIDGEFTVKRIQVEKDCMYLLPENPSYKPILVTEENQLIIWGMVTYVIKKV; translated from the coding sequence ATGTCTGTAAACAAAGAACAAAAGCTCACTTTCTTCCGTCCAGACTTCGAAAGTGAACTTCGAATACCGTATATCAATGAGGGCGTTTCGGCAGGATTTCCTTCGCCGGCAGCAGATTTTATGGAAACCAATATTGATTTGAACAAAGAATTGAGCGAAAATCCATTGGCTACATTTTACATAAAAGTCAAAGGCAACTCTATGATTGATGCCGGTATCAATGACAAAGATGTATTGGTCGTTGACCGAAGTTTGGAACCCAAAAACAATAAAATTGCGATTTGTTGTATTGATGGTGAATTTACCGTTAAACGCATTCAGGTCGAGAAGGATTGTATGTATTTGCTGCCCGAAAATCCCAGCTATAAACCCATTTTAGTTACTGAAGAAAACCAATTGATCATTTGGGGTATGGTAACTTATGTGATTAAAAAAGTATAG
- a CDS encoding sodium/sugar symporter has product MNTLQIYDYLVFLIYFLIVAGYGYYVYRRKQVQSVSASHDYFLAEGSLTWWAIGTSLIASNISSEQFIAMSGNGFKMGLAIATYEWMAALTLIIVAVFFIPVYLKNKIYTMPQFLSQRYNGNVAMIMAVFWLLLYVIVNLTSILYLGALAINGISGIQLDLCMYGLAFFAIVIALGGMKVIGYTDVIQVVFLIFGGLVTTYLALNKVAELNGQTGMVEGFNYMFDQSGDHFHMILDRSNANYPSLPGLTVLLGGMWIVNLNYWGCNQYITQRALGADLKTARSGILFAGFLKLLMPIIVVLPGIAAYVIHMKGGLQTEMLDADGILNPDKSYPVLLNLLPVGLKGLSFAALTAAVVASLAGKVNSISTIFTLDIFKKKINTEASEKQLVRVGKITVVVAMLVAALIAPFLGIDKKGGFEFIQEYTGFVSPGIFAMFILGFFWKKTSSNAALFATIGGFVLSVIFKFLPQLMNLEFLSQYGFATLVEQKDKTMAFEIPFLDRMGFVFVICVLLMVVISLWDEKRGVVAKGLEVDTKMFKVSNSFAVGTLIIVGLLVALYSIFW; this is encoded by the coding sequence ATGAACACATTACAAATTTATGACTACCTCGTTTTTTTAATTTATTTTTTGATTGTTGCTGGCTACGGTTACTATGTTTATAGACGTAAGCAGGTTCAGTCAGTATCAGCATCACACGATTATTTTTTAGCAGAAGGCTCTCTTACATGGTGGGCAATAGGTACTTCTTTAATTGCTTCTAATATTTCTTCGGAACAATTTATTGCTATGTCTGGTAATGGATTCAAAATGGGTTTGGCTATCGCTACCTATGAATGGATGGCTGCTTTGACCTTGATTATTGTTGCAGTTTTCTTTATTCCTGTGTATCTCAAGAATAAAATTTATACGATGCCTCAATTTTTGAGTCAACGTTATAATGGTAATGTGGCCATGATTATGGCTGTTTTTTGGTTGTTGTTGTATGTAATTGTGAATTTAACTTCCATTTTATATCTAGGAGCTTTGGCTATTAATGGAATCTCAGGTATTCAATTGGATTTGTGTATGTATGGTTTGGCTTTTTTCGCAATCGTTATTGCTTTAGGAGGAATGAAAGTTATTGGGTACACCGATGTAATTCAAGTAGTTTTTTTGATTTTTGGAGGATTAGTAACTACTTATTTAGCTTTGAATAAAGTTGCAGAACTCAATGGACAAACTGGTATGGTCGAAGGTTTCAATTATATGTTCGATCAATCTGGAGATCATTTTCATATGATTTTGGACCGTAGTAATGCAAATTATCCAAGTTTGCCAGGTCTAACTGTCCTTTTGGGAGGAATGTGGATTGTAAATTTGAATTATTGGGGTTGTAATCAATATATCACCCAACGTGCTTTGGGGGCAGATTTGAAAACGGCTCGAAGCGGAATTTTATTTGCAGGTTTCTTGAAATTATTAATGCCTATTATTGTAGTACTTCCTGGTATAGCAGCTTATGTTATTCACATGAAAGGCGGATTACAAACGGAGATGTTAGATGCTGACGGTATTTTGAATCCAGACAAATCATATCCTGTATTGTTGAATTTATTGCCTGTAGGTCTTAAGGGATTGTCTTTTGCGGCTTTGACTGCTGCTGTGGTAGCATCATTAGCAGGAAAAGTAAATAGTATTTCTACCATTTTTACCTTAGATATTTTTAAGAAAAAAATAAACACGGAGGCTTCTGAAAAGCAATTGGTTCGTGTTGGGAAAATCACGGTTGTAGTAGCGATGCTTGTAGCCGCATTAATTGCTCCCTTTTTAGGTATTGATAAAAAAGGAGGTTTCGAGTTCATTCAAGAATACACTGGTTTTGTGAGTCCGGGTATTTTTGCCATGTTTATCTTAGGTTTCTTTTGGAAAAAAACAAGTTCTAATGCAGCTTTATTTGCCACAATTGGTGGCTTTGTATTGTCAGTGATTTTTAAGTTTTTACCTCAATTGATGAATTTGGAATTTCTATCCCAATACGGATTTGCAACTTTAGTGGAACAAAAAGACAAAACTATGGCATTTGAAATTCCTTTTCTAGATAGAATGGGATTTGTATTTGTAATATGCGTTTTGCTGATGGTAGTAATTAGTTTGTGGGATGAAAAACGAGGTGTCGTGGCTAAAGGTTTAGAAGTTGATACCAAAATGTTTAAAGTCTCCAATAGTTTTGCAGTTGGTACGCTTATAATTGTTGGTTTATTAGTGGCGCTGTATTCTATTTTCTGGTAG
- the galE gene encoding UDP-glucose 4-epimerase GalE: MQIVVTGGLGFIGSHTVVELQNEGYEVIVIDNLSNSSIDVLGGIERITGKQPIFEQIDLREKAAVQAFFAKYTEVTGVIHFAASKAVGESVQNPLLYYENNIASLVYLLQELQKKPEAHFIFSSSCTVYGQAEVMPIAETTPIQAAMSPYGNTKQIGEEIISDVTKVSGLNAILLRYFNPIGAHPSAEIGELPIGVPQNLVPFITQTGMGLRKELSVYGNDYPTVDGTCVRDYIHVVDLAKAHVVALQRLLDKKNETALEVFNLGTGKGSSVLEVITAFEKVSEQKLPYTIVPRREGDVTEAYANTEKANKILGWKTAATLEEAIESAWKWEQKIRK, encoded by the coding sequence ATGCAAATAGTTGTCACAGGAGGTTTAGGATTTATAGGTTCGCATACGGTGGTTGAACTACAAAATGAAGGCTATGAGGTAATCGTGATTGATAATTTATCGAATTCGTCTATTGATGTTTTGGGTGGAATTGAAAGAATCACTGGAAAACAGCCTATTTTTGAACAGATTGATTTAAGAGAAAAAGCAGCCGTGCAAGCTTTTTTTGCCAAATATACTGAGGTTACAGGAGTGATTCATTTCGCTGCCTCCAAGGCGGTGGGCGAGAGTGTTCAAAATCCTTTATTGTATTACGAGAACAACATTGCTTCTTTGGTTTATCTTTTGCAAGAATTGCAAAAAAAGCCAGAAGCTCATTTTATTTTTAGTTCTTCTTGCACGGTTTATGGTCAAGCCGAAGTGATGCCTATTGCAGAAACTACGCCGATTCAAGCTGCGATGTCTCCTTATGGGAATACCAAACAAATAGGGGAAGAAATCATTTCCGATGTAACCAAAGTAAGTGGGCTCAATGCTATTTTGCTGCGTTATTTTAACCCAATTGGAGCGCATCCTTCTGCTGAAATTGGGGAATTACCTATTGGTGTTCCTCAAAATTTAGTCCCTTTTATTACACAAACCGGAATGGGCTTGCGCAAAGAGTTATCCGTCTATGGCAATGATTATCCTACGGTTGATGGGACTTGTGTGCGAGATTACATCCACGTTGTAGATTTGGCCAAGGCGCATGTAGTGGCTTTGCAACGTTTGTTGGATAAGAAAAATGAAACGGCATTAGAGGTCTTCAATTTAGGAACAGGCAAAGGAAGTTCTGTACTCGAAGTGATTACAGCTTTTGAAAAAGTGAGCGAACAAAAGCTACCGTATACCATCGTACCACGACGAGAAGGCGATGTCACCGAAGCCTATGCCAATACCGAAAAAGCCAATAAAATACTAGGATGGAAAACAGCAGCAACCCTAGAAGAAGCCATCGAAAGCGCTTGGAAATGGGAACAAAAGATTAGAAAATAA
- a CDS encoding UDP-glucose--hexose-1-phosphate uridylyltransferase: protein MKNFDINEDPHRRFNPLINEWVLVSPHRSKRPWQGQKESISGTQLPEYDPECYLCPGNVRANGEVNPAYDSCYVFENDFAALKQEPIAFEENNTPTFFKAKPERGISRVVCFSPRHDLTLPQMEVENIENIVATWQKEYTTLGAIDYINHVQIFENKGSVMGCSNPHPHGQIWAQSSLPTQVEKTHNSLKQYYERQGRTLLQDYVQEELKVQERIVIENEHFVALVPFWAIWPYETMIVSKRNVSKITDFSAAEVTDFAIILKQLTTKYDNLFETSFPYSSGIHQAPTDGQEHPEWHFHMHFYPPLLRSASVKKFMVGYEMMGESQRDITPEKSAEVLRGLSVVHYKNK from the coding sequence ATGAAAAATTTTGATATCAACGAAGACCCACATAGACGTTTTAATCCCTTAATCAACGAATGGGTTTTGGTTTCTCCTCACCGTTCCAAAAGACCTTGGCAAGGTCAAAAAGAAAGCATCTCAGGTACCCAATTGCCAGAGTACGACCCTGAATGTTACTTATGTCCAGGGAATGTACGTGCCAATGGTGAAGTGAATCCTGCTTATGATTCTTGTTATGTTTTCGAGAATGATTTTGCTGCGCTAAAACAAGAACCTATTGCTTTTGAAGAAAACAATACGCCTACTTTTTTTAAGGCAAAACCAGAACGAGGCATTTCTAGAGTGGTTTGTTTTTCACCAAGACACGATTTGACCTTACCTCAAATGGAGGTCGAGAATATAGAAAATATTGTAGCGACTTGGCAAAAAGAATACACCACTTTGGGCGCTATAGATTACATTAACCACGTTCAAATTTTTGAAAACAAAGGCAGTGTGATGGGCTGTAGTAATCCGCATCCGCACGGTCAAATTTGGGCACAATCGTCTTTACCTACGCAGGTCGAAAAAACGCATAATAGCTTGAAACAGTATTACGAACGACAAGGCCGAACCTTATTGCAAGATTATGTTCAAGAAGAATTGAAAGTGCAAGAGCGCATCGTTATCGAGAATGAGCATTTTGTAGCTTTGGTGCCTTTTTGGGCAATTTGGCCTTATGAAACCATGATTGTAAGCAAACGAAACGTGTCTAAAATCACAGACTTTAGTGCAGCGGAGGTTACAGATTTTGCTATTATTTTAAAACAATTAACCACCAAATACGATAACCTTTTTGAAACCTCATTTCCTTATTCTTCGGGGATTCATCAGGCACCTACAGATGGTCAAGAACATCCAGAATGGCATTTTCATATGCATTTTTATCCGCCTTTGTTGCGCTCAGCTTCGGTAAAGAAATTTATGGTAGGTTACGAAATGATGGGGGAGTCACAGCGTGATATTACTCCAGAGAAAAGTGCTGAGGTCTTGAGAGGATTATCAGTAGTTCATTATAAAAACAAATAA